A window of Microcystis aeruginosa FD4 contains these coding sequences:
- a CDS encoding response regulator, protein MTRDLCRILLIEDEPTTVKLIQRLLLKAPQCSLAKGLTFTLTQAQDLQETGEKLAGEKFDLILLSLEISVPPGLNILVKTRELASDLPIVVQTTSNDEKLVVKAFQLGADGYIQLNNIDSSLLVYQIRVAIERQQYILNLKHQQQEEEFRELEQLIKGGQTSITAKMFGSEAIRQSIPDIFQELVQNYGELLDLALEEQAYKVEHNLSERLRSLADKLGFLKASPRDVVDIHTTTLRQKNQDVTLAKAQAYVSEGRLMVLELMGYLVSFYRKYYIGLSNIKLFNNTQS, encoded by the coding sequence ATGACTAGGGATCTCTGTAGGATTTTATTGATAGAGGATGAGCCGACGACTGTTAAACTAATCCAGAGATTGCTGTTAAAGGCCCCCCAATGTTCCTTGGCCAAGGGGTTGACTTTTACCCTCACCCAAGCTCAGGATCTACAGGAAACTGGCGAAAAACTAGCAGGGGAGAAATTTGATCTCATCCTCTTAAGCTTGGAAATCTCTGTCCCCCCCGGTTTAAATATCCTAGTCAAAACCAGAGAATTAGCCTCTGATCTACCGATAGTGGTTCAAACTACTAGCAATGATGAGAAATTAGTCGTTAAAGCCTTTCAACTGGGTGCTGATGGTTATATTCAGTTAAATAATATCGATAGTAGTCTTTTAGTCTATCAAATTCGTGTGGCGATCGAGCGTCAGCAATATATCCTCAATCTTAAACATCAACAACAGGAAGAGGAATTTCGCGAACTGGAACAGTTAATCAAGGGAGGACAAACTAGCATCACGGCGAAAATGTTCGGTTCTGAGGCAATAAGGCAAAGTATTCCCGATATTTTTCAAGAATTAGTCCAAAATTACGGAGAGTTGTTAGATTTAGCTTTAGAAGAACAAGCATATAAAGTGGAACATAATCTATCGGAACGACTGCGAAGCTTGGCCGATAAGTTAGGATTCTTAAAAGCTAGTCCTCGCGATGTGGTGGATATTCATACCACCACCCTACGCCAAAAAAATCAGGATGTCACCCTGGCCAAAGCGCAGGCCTACGTTAGCGAAGGTCGTCTTATGGTCTTGGAATTGATGGGTTATCTCGTCTCTTTCTATCGTAAATACTATATCGGTCTCAGCAACATTAAACTGTTCAATAACACGCAATCATGA
- a CDS encoding inorganic diphosphatase, whose product MDLSRIPAQPKPGLINVLVEITAGSKNKYEFDKDLNAFALDRVLYSSVQYPCDYGFVPNTLADDGDPLDGMVIMDQPTFPGCVITARPIGMLEMIDGGDRDEKILCVPAKDPRYAEVKSLKDVSPHRLEEIAEFFKTYKNLEKKVTEILGWKDVDAVTALVEQCIAAYK is encoded by the coding sequence GTGGATTTATCGCGCATTCCTGCCCAACCGAAACCCGGTTTAATTAACGTTTTAGTGGAAATTACGGCCGGTAGTAAGAATAAATACGAGTTTGATAAGGATTTAAACGCCTTTGCTCTCGATCGCGTTCTCTATTCTTCGGTACAATATCCCTGTGATTATGGTTTTGTTCCCAATACCCTCGCCGATGACGGCGATCCTTTAGATGGTATGGTGATCATGGATCAGCCTACTTTCCCCGGCTGTGTGATTACGGCGCGTCCTATTGGTATGTTAGAAATGATCGATGGTGGTGATCGCGATGAAAAAATTCTCTGTGTTCCCGCTAAAGATCCCCGTTATGCAGAGGTAAAATCTCTTAAAGATGTCTCTCCCCATCGCTTGGAGGAAATCGCCGAGTTTTTCAAAACCTATAAGAATCTAGAGAAAAAAGTCACAGAAATTCTCGGTTGGAAAGATGTGGACGCAGTAACCGCTTTAGTTGAACAGTGTATCGCTGCTTATAAGTAA
- a CDS encoding PhoX family protein gives MSISRRNFLTFLTATAGVSFFSLQEKKYSSLVSSPASAANSFGLNFAAVKLPIPLKIDGMSDESQKNAYQTYTVLDDLVLPQGFTYYVVAQWGDQVGDSRFGYNNDYLSFIETSPGQGYLTVNFEYISGRTWLQTFEQVIGKTLPVKEVREKTNEKGEIAAYNLQDASLKAKIEEISLEGLIDQGIGVISLAKDQTGKWQRTYSKADRRITGISGLKDGHYLKATGPAVAIFTKTDKLGYDDGLGSKIIGTLQNCAGGTTPWGTVFSAEENFQDQVTEVVLKDGSSLHPDTTPFILNSSEVDGRGNVFGLAGNKYGWMVEVDPANPDDYGTKHTWLGRFRHEAVAFLAQTGQPLAVYSGCDRRGGHVYKFVSEGKISDIKQKNNSKLLEKGMLYGAKFNPDKTGYWIPLNPDTEINPVLPSQIAASRGDGVVALPNPERTVNETKLLLFKDDEEILAYKAKYKTLADLYEGNPTEKQGAILIDAHFAANAVGVTCTGRPEDTEVDENGTLYITFTSGSPSEAEGGADKEIFKGPNGEIPYEFGWIISLREDNNDAASLSFRWDVVAYGGEPTEKGQGFSNPDNLAFDQQGNLWMVSDISTGGLNREMKTRYPQGVPVSQRDLLGIFGNNSAWVFAKGQEHPYPFAIAPMDAELTGLYFTPDQETLFLAVQHPGEAGGIRRDLAFENRKFALKTTNGQEFEQMRQVPLGSNWPSGQVNQPPRPAVVAIRRIESK, from the coding sequence ATGAGTATTTCTCGCCGTAATTTCCTCACCTTTTTAACTGCCACTGCCGGTGTCTCTTTTTTCAGTCTGCAAGAGAAAAAATATTCCTCTCTGGTGAGCAGTCCTGCGAGCGCTGCTAATAGTTTTGGGTTAAACTTTGCTGCAGTCAAACTGCCGATTCCGCTAAAAATTGACGGCATGAGCGATGAAAGCCAAAAAAATGCCTATCAAACCTATACAGTCCTAGATGATCTCGTTCTTCCGCAAGGATTCACCTATTATGTGGTAGCGCAGTGGGGAGATCAAGTAGGTGATTCCCGTTTCGGTTATAACAATGATTATCTATCTTTTATCGAAACCAGTCCGGGTCAAGGTTATCTAACCGTTAATTTTGAATATATCAGTGGTCGTACTTGGCTACAAACCTTTGAACAGGTGATTGGTAAAACCCTACCCGTCAAGGAAGTACGGGAAAAAACCAACGAAAAGGGCGAAATTGCCGCCTATAACCTGCAAGATGCCAGCTTAAAGGCAAAAATCGAGGAAATCTCCCTAGAAGGCTTAATTGATCAGGGAATTGGCGTAATTTCCCTCGCTAAAGATCAAACGGGAAAATGGCAACGTACCTATAGTAAAGCCGATCGCCGCATTACCGGTATCTCTGGACTAAAGGACGGTCATTACCTGAAAGCGACCGGTCCTGCTGTAGCAATTTTTACCAAAACCGATAAACTTGGCTACGATGACGGATTAGGGTCAAAAATTATCGGAACATTGCAAAATTGTGCCGGGGGAACAACTCCTTGGGGAACCGTATTTAGTGCCGAGGAAAACTTTCAAGACCAAGTGACCGAGGTAGTGTTAAAAGACGGTTCCTCTTTGCATCCCGATACTACTCCCTTTATTCTCAATAGTTCGGAAGTGGATGGCCGGGGTAATGTTTTCGGGTTAGCGGGAAATAAATACGGTTGGATGGTGGAGGTGGATCCGGCCAATCCCGACGATTACGGCACAAAACACACTTGGTTAGGGCGTTTTCGCCATGAAGCGGTCGCTTTTCTCGCTCAAACGGGGCAACCCTTGGCGGTTTATTCAGGATGCGATCGCAGAGGAGGTCATGTCTATAAATTCGTTTCCGAGGGCAAAATTAGCGATATTAAGCAGAAAAATAACTCAAAACTCCTAGAAAAAGGAATGCTCTACGGGGCCAAATTCAACCCCGATAAAACCGGTTATTGGATACCCCTAAATCCCGACACGGAGATAAATCCCGTCCTACCGAGTCAAATTGCCGCTAGTCGCGGGGATGGGGTAGTAGCTTTGCCAAATCCCGAAAGAACGGTCAATGAGACTAAATTACTGCTATTTAAGGACGATGAGGAGATTCTAGCCTACAAAGCTAAATATAAGACCCTCGCGGACCTGTATGAAGGTAATCCGACGGAAAAACAGGGAGCAATTCTCATCGATGCTCATTTTGCCGCTAACGCCGTTGGGGTCACTTGTACTGGTCGGCCAGAAGATACGGAAGTGGACGAGAATGGCACTTTATATATAACCTTTACCTCTGGTAGTCCCAGTGAAGCGGAGGGAGGAGCCGATAAGGAGATATTTAAGGGACCAAATGGCGAAATACCCTACGAATTTGGTTGGATTATCAGTTTAAGGGAAGATAATAATGATGCTGCTTCCTTAAGTTTTCGTTGGGATGTGGTCGCTTATGGAGGGGAACCGACAGAGAAAGGTCAGGGTTTTTCTAATCCCGATAACCTCGCTTTCGATCAACAGGGAAATCTCTGGATGGTTAGCGATATTTCCACGGGTGGGTTAAATCGAGAGATGAAAACTCGTTATCCCCAAGGGGTTCCGGTTAGTCAACGGGATTTATTGGGGATTTTTGGCAATAATAGTGCTTGGGTGTTTGCCAAGGGTCAAGAGCATCCCTATCCTTTTGCTATCGCTCCCATGGATGCGGAATTAACGGGATTGTACTTTACTCCCGACCAAGAGACGTTATTTTTGGCAGTACAACATCCGGGGGAAGCGGGGGGAATTCGTCGGGATTTGGCCTTTGAAAACCGCAAATTTGCCCTGAAAACCACTAATGGGCAGGAATTTGAACAAATGCGACAAGTACCCCTAGGGTCGAATTGGCCCAGTGGTCAAGTTAATCAACCTCCCCGGCCGGCAGTGGTGGCAATTCGGCGAATTGAGTCAAAATAG
- a CDS encoding type I restriction endonuclease subunit R yields MSSAITEAITTIAMAETRFNLSLTEDGAFFPEWQSDLLSLSSHEKKSLDELRQRYLYQRSAGQLLEGTVTLLLVSPLLAIAGFYDPPFRVRAEESVSLTVDDGEEILSGRIDVLVWLNQFWVVIVESKKTALSVWTALPQTLAYLMANPRPEKPSFALVTNGDDILLVKLRANAHHYALSRVFAPFISREELYRVLQILKHIAEAIE; encoded by the coding sequence ATGTCGAGTGCTATTACCGAAGCGATCACGACTATTGCCATGGCCGAGACAAGATTTAATCTCTCCTTAACAGAAGATGGGGCGTTTTTTCCCGAATGGCAAAGTGATTTACTGTCTCTATCTAGCCATGAAAAAAAGAGTTTGGATGAACTAAGACAAAGGTATTTATACCAAAGATCGGCGGGACAGTTATTAGAAGGAACCGTGACTTTATTGTTAGTTTCTCCGTTACTAGCGATTGCGGGTTTTTACGATCCGCCTTTTCGAGTACGCGCAGAGGAATCGGTAAGCTTAACCGTCGATGATGGGGAAGAAATACTATCGGGTAGAATCGATGTTTTAGTCTGGTTAAATCAGTTTTGGGTGGTAATTGTAGAATCAAAAAAAACCGCCCTATCGGTTTGGACTGCCTTACCGCAAACCTTAGCCTATTTGATGGCTAATCCCCGGCCGGAAAAACCTAGCTTTGCCCTCGTCACCAATGGAGATGATATTTTATTGGTCAAATTGAGAGCTAATGCCCATCATTATGCCCTATCTAGGGTATTTGCTCCCTTTATTTCCAGAGAAGAACTATATAGAGTTTTGCAGATTTTAAAACACATCGCTGAGGCGATCGAATAA
- a CDS encoding N-acetylmannosamine-6-phosphate 2-epimerase, with the protein MRIETLKSGLIVSCQAPVESSLHDPVIIAAMAHACVDRGACGVRIDSPAHLKATRQQLPDIPIIGLWKRNYRDCSVYITPKYQDALAIADAGADIIALDATPRKRPKDENLATIIDRIHRETGKLVMADIDSIESAIYAVAAGADIVGTTLYGYTEATKHLPPPSFSFLEELVNKLSVPVICEGGISTPTEAKKALEVGAYSVVVGTAITGIDLKTTAFLQGIVSKD; encoded by the coding sequence ATGCGAATAGAAACCTTAAAATCGGGTTTAATCGTCTCCTGTCAAGCACCAGTGGAGTCATCTCTGCACGATCCTGTAATTATTGCCGCCATGGCTCATGCTTGCGTGGATAGGGGTGCTTGTGGGGTCAGAATTGATAGTCCCGCTCATCTGAAAGCTACCCGTCAACAATTGCCGGATATACCGATAATTGGACTCTGGAAACGCAATTATCGCGATTGTTCGGTATACATTACTCCCAAATATCAAGATGCTCTCGCTATTGCCGATGCGGGTGCCGATATAATTGCCTTGGATGCTACCCCGAGAAAGCGTCCTAAGGATGAAAATTTAGCCACAATTATCGATCGTATTCATCGGGAAACTGGTAAATTAGTCATGGCAGATATAGACTCGATCGAAAGTGCTATTTATGCCGTGGCAGCCGGTGCTGATATTGTCGGTACAACTCTTTACGGTTACACAGAAGCCACTAAACATCTGCCACCGCCAAGTTTTTCTTTCCTAGAAGAATTAGTTAATAAGTTGTCAGTTCCTGTTATCTGTGAAGGAGGAATATCGACGCCAACAGAAGCTAAAAAAGCCCTAGAAGTTGGTGCATATTCGGTAGTTGTTGGCACGGCAATTACAGGGATTGATTTAAAAACTACTGCTTTTTTACAAGGAATTGTATCAAAAGATTAA
- a CDS encoding circadian clock KaiB family protein, whose protein sequence is MSQYLLKLYIMGDSSKSQRAIANIFRICREELSDLYTVEIIDVLEQPQLAEQDKILVTPTLVKQLPPPLQRIIGDMSNTQKVLLGLDVIPKDSHLN, encoded by the coding sequence ATGAGTCAATATCTTCTCAAACTCTACATTATGGGTGATTCAAGTAAATCCCAGAGGGCGATCGCCAATATTTTTCGGATCTGTCGCGAGGAGTTATCTGATCTTTATACGGTAGAAATAATTGATGTTCTCGAACAGCCGCAATTAGCGGAACAGGATAAAATTCTCGTAACTCCTACTTTAGTCAAACAACTTCCCCCACCCCTACAAAGAATTATCGGCGATATGTCCAATACCCAAAAGGTTCTCCTCGGTTTGGATGTTATACCCAAAGATTCCCATCTCAATTAG